From Candidatus Neomarinimicrobiota bacterium, the proteins below share one genomic window:
- a CDS encoding carboxypeptidase regulatory-like domain-containing protein yields the protein MKREWATLCLAILLGCLGYSQETGAIEGFVGFADAFPPRKTVRVARDQEVCGHSKPNESFLVDADSRGLANAVVYWIPPSSSHTKKGEPAPIVLAQSQCRYEPHVQVGSVGAMLEIVNNDGILHNIHAYDGRDETLFNIAQPGVMKSMKRSLDDVSGVIKFKCDVHSWMNGYLLIFSDAIYAITDSTGRYALSGVSAGDQEIRIWHERLGEVTRSVQVDPSEPAVLDLVIEPNR from the coding sequence GTGAAGCGGGAATGGGCTACCCTTTGCCTGGCAATTCTTCTGGGGTGCCTGGGTTACTCTCAGGAAACGGGAGCGATTGAGGGATTTGTCGGCTTTGCCGATGCATTCCCTCCCAGAAAAACAGTACGGGTTGCGAGGGACCAGGAGGTGTGTGGGCACAGTAAGCCCAATGAATCGTTCCTGGTCGATGCGGATTCGCGAGGTCTCGCAAACGCAGTGGTTTACTGGATTCCTCCGTCCTCTTCCCATACAAAAAAAGGTGAGCCTGCACCCATCGTTCTCGCCCAGAGTCAGTGCAGGTACGAGCCCCATGTCCAGGTGGGTTCCGTTGGCGCAATGCTGGAAATCGTCAACAACGACGGCATACTTCATAATATCCACGCCTACGATGGAAGGGACGAGACGCTGTTCAACATCGCTCAGCCGGGTGTCATGAAGAGTATGAAGCGAAGTCTGGATGATGTCTCCGGAGTTATCAAATTCAAGTGCGATGTGCACAGCTGGATGAACGGCTACCTCTTGATTTTCAGCGATGCAATCTACGCGATTACAGACTCCACCGGGCGTTACGCACTTAGCGGCGTGTCCGCAGGTGACCAGGAGATCCGGATCTGGCATGAGAGGTTGGGAGAGGTGACCCGGTCCGTTCAAGTCGATCCGTCGGAACCTGCTGTACTGGACCTGGTGATTGAACCGAATAGATAA
- a CDS encoding NAD(P)H-hydrate epimerase yields the protein MSKLSVPAVTADQMREVDRLMVEEYNISLEEMMENAGRNLADLTMEILNRKGPLENGRHVVVACGTGNNGGGGMVATRFLFNRGLDLTVVLAGEESRLKTAPAQRWRTLKRLPVTALVANGHDERGVFAECDLIIDAIFGYGLRDTPKGTPARVISEIVNSGNTNVLSLDVPSGLDSTDGSFGKACIRAMATVTLALPKTGLREPKAKECVGDLFLADIGVPPSLYKHLGLPPQYLFTQETILPLNPIS from the coding sequence GTGAGCAAACTCAGCGTACCGGCCGTGACCGCAGATCAGATGAGGGAAGTAGATCGCCTCATGGTAGAGGAGTACAATATTTCGCTCGAAGAAATGATGGAGAACGCAGGGAGGAATCTGGCAGATCTGACCATGGAAATCCTTAATCGAAAGGGACCCCTGGAGAACGGTCGCCACGTGGTCGTCGCATGCGGAACTGGAAATAACGGAGGCGGTGGCATGGTAGCGACGCGATTTCTTTTCAACAGAGGTCTCGATTTAACGGTAGTTCTGGCCGGTGAGGAATCGAGGCTTAAGACCGCTCCCGCTCAAAGATGGCGAACTCTCAAACGGCTGCCGGTAACCGCCCTGGTGGCGAATGGACACGATGAGAGGGGCGTTTTTGCCGAATGCGACCTGATCATTGACGCGATCTTCGGCTATGGGCTGAGGGATACGCCAAAAGGCACACCGGCTCGCGTCATCAGTGAGATTGTCAATTCCGGAAACACAAACGTGCTTTCCCTTGACGTCCCCTCCGGCCTCGACTCAACGGACGGATCCTTTGGCAAGGCCTGCATCCGGGCAATGGCGACCGTGACGCTGGCCCTCCCGAAGACCGGTCTTCGGGAACCGAAGGCAAAGGAATGTGTGGGAGATCTATTCCTCGCTGACATAGGCGTTCCGCCATCCCTGTACAAACATCTGGGGCTCCCGCCTCAATATCTCTTCACCCAGGAAACGATCCTGCCTCTCAATCCTATCTCGTGA
- the merA gene encoding mercury(II) reductase, with protein sequence MKVKSVSKEKSHEIELEVRGMTCDSCAVHVKNALESVPDVLSASVPHWTAGEAAVKTRDGVIEDRLVSAVKAAGYSATLRSPTREFESLEPDNRSSDYDLIVIGTGCGGMAAALKASELGKSVLVVEAGTIGGTCVNIGCVPSKTLIRAAEVYHKAKNHPFKGIDIQTNGVNWHEVVKQKDGLVDELREQKYANVLASQAENITFMEGSAEIKGGGVVVDGEHYYSAKKIVIAVGARPNVLPLEGIDNVNVLTSTTIMSLEKQPGSLVIIGGRAIALELGQALARLGTKVTILQRSDRLIPDHEPEISEAIQEYLQNEGLDIYTGVSAKRIKEEKGRKIVTVAKDDGFLQDFQAEEVLMAVGREPNSQDLGLEEAGVETDEGGFILVDDTLQTTNPHIYAVGDVTTLPKLVYVAAAAGGIAASHAFGDAPQPLDLSVLPQVIFTDPQIAIVGLTETRATEKGYQVKTTLLPLDHVPRALAARDTRGFIKLVADEATDRLLGAHILAAEGGELVQTAALAVKFGVTNGFTLSDLRQMFFPYLTQVEGLKLAAQTFEKDVTQLSCCAG encoded by the coding sequence ATGAAAGTGAAATCTGTTTCGAAGGAGAAGTCCCATGAAATTGAACTTGAAGTCCGGGGTATGACGTGTGACTCCTGCGCCGTGCATGTGAAGAATGCTCTGGAATCTGTCCCTGACGTATTATCTGCCTCTGTGCCCCACTGGACGGCGGGAGAAGCAGCGGTGAAAACCAGAGACGGTGTTATTGAAGATCGACTGGTTTCAGCTGTCAAGGCCGCCGGTTACAGTGCTACTCTCCGCTCTCCCACCAGGGAATTTGAGAGTCTTGAGCCTGACAACCGTAGTTCGGACTACGATCTAATCGTTATTGGAACCGGCTGTGGCGGTATGGCAGCCGCGCTCAAAGCTTCAGAACTTGGGAAGTCCGTTCTTGTCGTGGAGGCGGGAACCATCGGAGGGACTTGCGTAAATATCGGGTGTGTTCCCTCAAAAACACTGATCCGGGCTGCCGAGGTTTACCACAAGGCCAAGAACCACCCATTTAAGGGAATAGACATCCAGACCAATGGGGTGAATTGGCACGAGGTGGTGAAACAAAAGGACGGACTTGTGGACGAACTCAGGGAACAAAAATACGCGAATGTTCTTGCCTCCCAAGCGGAAAACATTACGTTCATGGAGGGGAGCGCCGAGATAAAGGGAGGCGGAGTCGTCGTAGATGGCGAACATTACTATTCTGCGAAGAAGATAGTGATTGCCGTTGGCGCTCGACCCAACGTTCTTCCCCTTGAAGGAATCGATAACGTTAATGTCCTCACGAGTACCACAATCATGAGCCTGGAGAAGCAACCGGGCTCTTTAGTGATAATTGGTGGTCGTGCTATTGCTCTGGAGCTTGGTCAGGCACTTGCAAGGTTGGGTACGAAAGTAACGATACTTCAGCGTAGTGACAGACTTATTCCCGACCATGAGCCAGAAATTTCTGAAGCCATTCAAGAGTATCTTCAGAATGAAGGACTGGACATCTACACGGGCGTTAGTGCAAAACGAATTAAGGAAGAGAAGGGTAGAAAAATCGTTACTGTAGCAAAGGATGACGGGTTCCTCCAGGATTTTCAGGCCGAAGAGGTATTAATGGCCGTTGGCAGAGAACCGAACAGTCAAGATTTGGGTCTGGAGGAAGCAGGTGTGGAGACGGATGAAGGCGGATTTATCCTGGTGGACGACACCCTTCAAACCACAAATCCCCATATCTACGCTGTTGGTGACGTCACAACCTTACCCAAGTTGGTCTACGTGGCGGCGGCCGCAGGCGGAATTGCTGCTTCCCACGCCTTTGGAGATGCACCGCAGCCTCTGGACCTGTCTGTGTTGCCACAAGTGATTTTTACAGATCCTCAAATAGCCATCGTAGGATTAACTGAAACCCGGGCCACCGAAAAGGGCTATCAGGTCAAAACCACTCTACTTCCGCTGGATCATGTCCCCAGGGCGTTGGCGGCACGCGACACCAGGGGCTTCATCAAGTTGGTGGCCGATGAGGCTACGGACCGTCTACTGGGGGCCCATATTCTGGCGGCAGAAGGAGGTGAATTAGTCCAGACCGCGGCCCTGGCCGTGAAGTTCGGGGTAACCAACGGCTTCACGCTATCTGATCTTCGACAAATGTTCTTTCCCTACCTGACCCAGGTTGAAGGGCTTAAACTGGCCGCTCAGACCTTTGAAAAAGATGTTACGCAGCTGTCATGCTGTGCTGGCTGA
- a CDS encoding mercuric transporter MerT family protein, translated as MKGTLLSSVLAGLAASFCCIGPALILLFGSTTLGAFSFLEPIRPYTSTAAIGLLGFAYIRTYRKKSDETCCDIEEKEKLMKNQKLQRRALLGITPVVLALILFPYSTGLLYAGDKPENEKSGVTSEWTVEGMTCQWCARGLEGGISSVEGVSRCEVDYDSQSMICTLDEDVLKAKAVPALVKEMGYAAVPKKQKETTE; from the coding sequence ATGAAAGGTACACTGCTTTCTTCAGTCCTTGCCGGCTTAGCCGCATCGTTCTGCTGCATCGGTCCGGCTCTGATCCTGCTGTTCGGTTCCACGACTCTGGGAGCGTTTTCATTTCTTGAACCTATCCGGCCCTACACGTCAACTGCCGCTATAGGGCTGCTCGGTTTTGCTTACATCAGGACTTACCGTAAAAAGTCTGATGAAACGTGTTGTGACATTGAAGAAAAGGAGAAGCTCATGAAGAATCAAAAGTTACAAAGGCGGGCGTTGTTGGGGATCACTCCGGTCGTTCTGGCGCTCATCCTGTTCCCCTATTCCACCGGACTGTTATACGCTGGTGACAAGCCAGAAAATGAAAAAAGTGGCGTGACGTCGGAGTGGACAGTCGAAGGGATGACCTGTCAATGGTGTGCCAGGGGGCTTGAAGGAGGCATTTCCTCAGTAGAGGGTGTAAGCCGGTGCGAGGTGGATTATGATTCTCAATCCATGATTTGCACCCTGGATGAAGATGTTCTGAAGGCCAAGGCAGTCCCTGCTCTGGTTAAAGAAATGGGATACGCAGCGGTGCCCAAGAAACAGAAGGAGACGACAGAGTGA
- a CDS encoding metalloregulator ArsR/SmtB family transcription factor, which produces MKDSFERSCVRSYVDKDKLISLRADLAQNIDLERHAEILAMMADPTRLKILYSLATGGELCVCDLADTLDKEVSAISHQLRRLRDRGLVKNRRDGLTIYYRLAESEECRKACELINRIFETEESELVYES; this is translated from the coding sequence GTGAAGGATAGTTTTGAGCGTTCATGTGTCCGGTCTTATGTAGACAAAGACAAGCTTATTTCGTTGAGAGCCGATCTTGCCCAGAATATCGATCTGGAACGGCACGCCGAGATACTCGCCATGATGGCCGATCCGACCCGTCTCAAGATTCTCTACTCCCTCGCCACCGGGGGCGAATTGTGCGTCTGCGACCTGGCGGATACTCTTGACAAAGAGGTTTCCGCTATATCTCATCAATTGCGGAGATTGAGGGACAGGGGACTCGTGAAAAATCGCCGGGATGGCCTCACCATCTACTACCGTTTGGCAGAGAGCGAAGAGTGCCGGAAGGCGTGTGAACTCATTAACCGGATTTTCGAAACGGAAGAATCAGAGCTGGTATATGAAAGTTGA
- a CDS encoding DUF3179 domain-containing protein yields the protein MLKRTVLGASVTILMLASWSCSKDYILDLGAESFPGAGTWLINESYVQWGCPGKDCIPNLTNPRMVKSGSSELAFLDDNELVVGVKKGDDYYAFPHSVLDWHEVVNMEEYTISYCPLTGSAIHIIDDRGFGVSGLLYNSNLIMYDKESTSYWPQMFLRSAAGKFRGEKLELGAMIETKWATWKKLFPETYVVSSQTGYPRNYNAYPYGSYRTDGSVYFPIESFDEDLHPKERVIGVLMDNTAKAYSLSSFDTLSVLHDTVEDQNIVIFASSADDFAVLFKTEKQFSVKTYNLEEGEAVFTDEATGSEWNILGEAISGPLQGEILDYGDSFICYWFSWTAFYPKAQLWVGE from the coding sequence ATGTTGAAACGAACGGTGCTGGGTGCTTCAGTCACTATTTTGATGTTGGCGTCATGGAGCTGCTCAAAGGATTATATTCTTGACCTTGGGGCAGAGAGTTTTCCGGGAGCGGGAACCTGGCTCATCAACGAATCCTACGTACAATGGGGTTGTCCAGGCAAAGACTGTATCCCAAATCTCACAAATCCCAGGATGGTGAAGTCAGGATCGAGTGAATTGGCTTTCCTTGACGACAATGAACTGGTTGTGGGTGTCAAGAAAGGGGATGACTATTACGCATTCCCTCACAGCGTGCTCGACTGGCATGAAGTGGTCAATATGGAAGAATATACAATCTCCTACTGTCCATTGACGGGCAGTGCGATTCATATCATAGATGACAGAGGTTTCGGTGTGTCCGGGCTTCTTTACAATAGCAACCTCATCATGTACGACAAGGAGTCCACGAGTTATTGGCCACAGATGTTTCTCAGGTCGGCCGCTGGGAAATTCCGGGGAGAAAAACTGGAACTTGGCGCCATGATTGAAACCAAATGGGCAACCTGGAAGAAACTGTTCCCTGAGACCTACGTTGTTTCTTCTCAGACGGGATACCCAAGAAACTATAATGCCTATCCGTATGGAAGCTACAGGACCGACGGTTCAGTCTATTTTCCCATAGAAAGTTTTGATGAAGATCTTCACCCCAAGGAACGGGTGATAGGTGTTCTTATGGATAACACGGCAAAAGCCTATTCTCTGTCGAGTTTCGACACGTTATCGGTACTGCATGATACTGTTGAGGACCAGAATATCGTCATATTCGCCTCATCAGCCGACGACTTCGCGGTTTTGTTCAAGACAGAAAAACAGTTCAGTGTAAAAACCTACAACCTGGAGGAGGGCGAGGCCGTATTCACGGATGAGGCAACTGGAAGTGAATGGAACATTCTGGGAGAGGCGATTTCGGGACCTCTTCAAGGTGAAATCTTGGACTACGGCGACTCGTTTATCTGCTACTGGTTTTCCTGGACGGCATTCTATCCTAAGGCTCAGCTCTGGGTGGGTGAATAG
- a CDS encoding thioredoxin family protein — MKSTSAAALLLIVSLPIRTLLGGEDVFMALSFKDAVELAEKENKTVVVKFHADWCHWCQLMDSETFTDEAVVNSLQSFIVIRVNVDSREGLKIAQRVGVVSIPTIVFLDGRGEVVGKYAGFRSPVQMKELLTAVETRNNGK; from the coding sequence ATGAAGAGTACCTCGGCAGCTGCTCTCTTACTCATTGTTAGCCTGCCAATCAGAACCCTCCTTGGCGGCGAGGATGTCTTCATGGCTCTCTCCTTCAAAGATGCTGTTGAACTGGCTGAGAAGGAGAACAAAACAGTTGTCGTCAAATTCCACGCTGACTGGTGTCACTGGTGCCAGCTTATGGATTCAGAAACGTTCACGGACGAAGCGGTTGTGAACTCTCTCCAATCATTTATCGTCATACGGGTGAATGTGGACAGCAGAGAAGGATTGAAAATCGCCCAAAGAGTGGGTGTCGTAAGCATACCCACCATTGTTTTTCTGGATGGTCGGGGGGAAGTCGTGGGCAAGTATGCTGGATTTAGATCACCTGTGCAAATGAAGGAACTTCTGACCGCTGTGGAGACCCGGAACAATGGGAAGTAA
- a CDS encoding T9SS type A sorting domain-containing protein, translated as MEGIIPRTISLSKIYPNPFNSSVAIEVENESGQGVEIDVYDITGRWVDTIYSGWLNPGFHRFLWRATDESDHASSSGVYLVNLRGERNIISKTVVLLR; from the coding sequence ATGGAAGGCATTATCCCCCGGACAATTTCCCTTTCAAAGATCTACCCCAATCCCTTTAATTCGTCCGTAGCCATCGAGGTGGAGAACGAATCGGGCCAGGGCGTTGAGATTGATGTTTACGATATCACGGGTCGATGGGTGGATACCATCTATTCAGGATGGTTGAATCCCGGTTTTCATCGGTTTCTCTGGAGGGCAACGGATGAAAGTGACCATGCTTCGAGCTCAGGAGTTTATCTCGTGAATCTTCGAGGGGAACGCAATATCATCTCGAAAACTGTCGTTCTTCTTCGCTAG
- a CDS encoding M1 family metallopeptidase gives MRNSPYSSIRSFRFLALLLPACVMGSEYWQQHVAYEIHVTLDDSAHTLTCRETLIYTNHSPDSLEYIWFHLWPNAYKNRETAFAKQKLDHYSTRFFYTDEDDRGYIDSLNFTVDGHPLSWEYHPRWIDVAQVFLKDPLPPGASVTVETPFFLKIPLVFSRLGHSGKHYEITQWYPKPAVYDRDGWHPMPYLDQGEFYSEFGSFDVYITLPKEYRIMATGDLVDGDEEYAWLDSLAAEGESLHSLDKKAFKKKVKKLRKGRKKSKKLEEKGERRSADEDSKILHFHQENVHDFAWFADADWIVRKGELWFADSSRKVTLWSMYLPKNAKLWENSIEYVHDAGYWYSKFYGDYPYNHITAVDGDLSAGGGMEYPNITVISSGGSKDLLEFVIMHEVGHNWFYGILGSNERDHAWMDEGLNEYSNIRYWEKKYPHRNGALTIVDFLQNKLGIARNLDFSWIHYFGYQARAASGDDQPIEMTSADFDRGNYGSIVYFKTAVCMRFLHHYLGEERIDQIMQDYYETWKFKHPTPAEFRSFFEKHLDEDLSWFFADMINHTKVIDYSVSKVEDDGVEVENLGSMSPPVELAFYNESGTEIKREWMGGFEGARTVFPPRGTVKVAIDPDNHMPDLNRQNNFSHKPPHFNFVFDQPTFDHVDINLVPWLAWNAYNRTTTGVVAYAGFIPGYRFGISLSPQWDFRHSRPVGHLTAQKTFYQSLGFRSWSVRARLGDYSGRQGGQVSFAGTVRRAIKSTPSLSFNTTFFYHHIEDKAVNPNFYESGDYTVGRVQVRYRHRPNAFVRYEGGSGVTLGTGSGSFGLVHVTGHFRWRYHKKLVFKARGWLGTFFLADDVPPQYRIWMSGGVDPDFANSFVFDRTPGETTTFLRIYDHHYILAGPGLRGAVRKASTATAWGLNMDQSLSLGPVSAFGDVAGATDLNKVFWDAGLKVSIGVLHLYIPLYQSWEEASLITGYDWLKARIRFELSPPSIVLGGS, from the coding sequence ATGAGAAATTCACCATATTCTTCTATCCGATCCTTCCGCTTTTTGGCGCTGCTGCTTCCCGCTTGTGTCATGGGAAGTGAATACTGGCAGCAGCATGTAGCCTACGAAATCCACGTAACGTTGGACGACTCCGCACACACGCTTACTTGTCGCGAAACGTTGATCTATACGAATCATTCTCCTGATTCACTGGAATACATCTGGTTTCATTTATGGCCCAACGCTTACAAGAACAGAGAGACTGCATTCGCGAAACAAAAACTGGACCATTATTCGACGCGATTCTTCTATACAGATGAGGACGACAGGGGGTACATCGACAGTCTCAATTTCACTGTGGATGGTCACCCACTGAGCTGGGAATACCATCCACGGTGGATTGATGTGGCGCAGGTCTTCTTGAAAGATCCACTGCCTCCCGGGGCAAGCGTTACAGTCGAGACCCCATTTTTCTTGAAGATCCCTCTGGTATTCTCACGATTAGGGCACTCCGGAAAGCACTACGAGATTACCCAGTGGTATCCCAAGCCGGCCGTTTACGACAGGGACGGTTGGCACCCAATGCCTTATCTTGACCAGGGTGAGTTTTACAGCGAGTTCGGATCGTTCGATGTATACATCACTCTCCCGAAAGAATACCGGATCATGGCAACCGGTGATCTTGTGGACGGTGATGAAGAGTACGCCTGGCTCGATTCCCTGGCGGCTGAGGGAGAATCCCTTCACAGCCTGGACAAAAAGGCATTCAAGAAGAAGGTAAAGAAGTTGAGAAAAGGCCGGAAGAAATCGAAGAAGCTTGAGGAAAAGGGGGAGAGAAGATCGGCAGATGAAGATTCAAAAATTCTCCATTTTCATCAGGAAAACGTTCACGATTTCGCCTGGTTTGCCGATGCAGACTGGATTGTCCGAAAGGGTGAGTTATGGTTTGCGGATTCTTCAAGGAAAGTAACTCTCTGGAGCATGTACCTTCCGAAAAACGCAAAGCTCTGGGAAAATTCAATTGAATATGTTCACGACGCCGGTTACTGGTACAGCAAATTCTATGGAGATTATCCATACAACCACATTACCGCTGTAGACGGTGACCTTTCAGCAGGAGGCGGGATGGAGTATCCGAACATCACGGTTATCTCCAGCGGAGGCTCCAAAGATCTCCTGGAATTCGTTATCATGCATGAAGTGGGACATAACTGGTTCTACGGCATCCTCGGATCCAACGAGCGTGATCATGCATGGATGGATGAGGGGTTAAATGAGTATTCGAACATTCGCTATTGGGAAAAAAAGTATCCGCATCGAAATGGTGCACTTACCATTGTGGACTTTCTTCAGAATAAGTTGGGTATCGCACGAAACCTCGATTTCAGCTGGATACACTATTTTGGATACCAGGCTCGTGCTGCATCCGGAGATGATCAACCCATCGAAATGACGTCGGCTGATTTCGACAGAGGTAATTACGGATCGATCGTCTATTTCAAAACAGCTGTTTGCATGCGATTCCTCCACCATTACCTTGGTGAAGAACGGATTGATCAAATCATGCAGGACTACTACGAAACCTGGAAATTCAAACACCCGACGCCCGCAGAATTCAGAAGCTTCTTTGAGAAACATCTTGATGAAGACCTGTCCTGGTTTTTCGCTGACATGATCAACCATACGAAAGTGATCGATTACAGCGTGAGTAAGGTGGAAGACGACGGCGTGGAGGTGGAAAACCTTGGTAGTATGTCCCCACCAGTGGAGTTGGCCTTCTACAATGAAAGTGGCACCGAAATCAAACGGGAATGGATGGGAGGATTTGAAGGGGCCAGGACCGTTTTCCCCCCAAGGGGAACAGTCAAGGTAGCCATTGATCCTGACAATCATATGCCCGATCTGAACCGGCAGAACAACTTCTCCCACAAGCCGCCACATTTCAACTTCGTCTTTGATCAGCCCACATTCGATCACGTAGATATCAATCTGGTTCCATGGCTGGCCTGGAATGCATATAACAGGACAACCACGGGCGTTGTTGCCTACGCTGGCTTCATCCCGGGCTACCGGTTCGGGATCAGTCTTTCGCCCCAATGGGATTTCAGGCACAGCAGACCCGTCGGCCACTTGACGGCACAGAAGACTTTTTACCAGTCCCTGGGTTTCCGATCGTGGAGTGTGCGAGCCAGACTTGGTGATTATAGTGGCCGGCAGGGTGGACAGGTTTCTTTTGCGGGGACGGTTCGACGGGCCATCAAATCCACTCCGTCACTCTCTTTTAACACGACCTTTTTTTATCACCACATCGAGGACAAAGCGGTAAATCCCAATTTCTATGAGTCTGGAGATTACACGGTTGGCAGGGTCCAGGTTCGCTACCGTCACAGGCCCAACGCATTCGTCCGTTACGAAGGGGGCAGTGGTGTTACTCTCGGAACCGGAAGCGGTTCATTTGGTCTGGTTCACGTGACGGGACATTTCAGATGGAGATATCACAAGAAGCTGGTTTTCAAAGCTCGCGGCTGGTTAGGAACATTTTTTCTCGCTGACGACGTTCCCCCACAGTATCGGATCTGGATGAGCGGAGGAGTAGACCCCGATTTCGCTAACAGTTTCGTTTTCGATCGAACGCCTGGGGAAACAACAACTTTTCTACGAATCTACGATCACCACTATATATTGGCTGGACCCGGTCTTCGCGGCGCGGTTCGTAAGGCTTCCACTGCCACCGCCTGGGGGTTAAACATGGATCAGAGCCTGTCGCTGGGGCCAGTGAGTGCGTTCGGGGATGTTGCTGGTGCCACAGATCTGAATAAGGTCTTTTGGGATGCGGGTCTCAAGGTATCCATCGGTGTCTTGCATCTATATATTCCGCTATACCAGAGCTGGGAAGAGGCGTCACTGATTACTGGCTACGATTGGCTCAAGGCAAGGATAAGATTTGAACTTTCCCCACCTTCAATTGTTCTGGGAGGTTCTTAA
- a CDS encoding vitamin K epoxide reductase family protein, whose product MSLSVVFLALLALAGGAFSFYFLQVYRGKLAPNTWWIPTICRIDSNSCRNITDTPYGSLMGKPNAFWGCIYYPTLFGAVVSMEILDAASWVTLYLSVASLAMTGYLVWGLIRLRVICRLCVAVHVVNVLVFLIQIVGRNFT is encoded by the coding sequence ATGAGCCTATCCGTAGTTTTTCTGGCCCTTCTGGCATTGGCTGGGGGGGCATTTTCATTTTATTTTCTTCAGGTCTATCGCGGAAAACTGGCTCCCAATACCTGGTGGATTCCCACGATTTGCAGGATCGATTCAAACTCCTGCCGGAATATCACGGATACGCCATATGGGAGCCTGATGGGAAAGCCGAATGCGTTCTGGGGATGCATCTATTATCCCACCCTTTTTGGCGCTGTTGTGAGCATGGAGATTCTTGATGCGGCTTCGTGGGTCACCCTATACCTGTCCGTTGCATCCCTCGCGATGACGGGATATCTTGTCTGGGGGTTAATCAGGCTTCGGGTGATTTGCCGGCTTTGTGTCGCTGTTCATGTCGTCAACGTTCTAGTCTTCCTTATTCAAATTGTGGGAAGGAATTTCACATAA
- the tig gene encoding trigger factor, whose product MDFVIREMNSYKREMSVTVPWNGLEEAFEQAAARFGRGVRLPGFRKGKLPRRILFRNFGREIEADFIQEAVQKYYLEVLKEKNISPVSQAKIDDVHFERGESLSFKATFEMEPDVQLPNYKKKFKIKKNVYVPDVEDVDIYIEEARRQFAELRTVETGSEEAHLLLVDMQELERTGLPIIGRKVENRYIQVGDGVFGGENLDRLTGLKAGDEVVIEVKGEAENTRSKYRLTIKNVHEEIVPELNDEFIKKLDESAANEAEFRQNVMNKITARLQRDSASELRQSIRDYFVRNMSLEVPESMVENYVENALDDARKNDGEAFSEGSSRDEVAFRKEMKPPAVRNLKWYLIRKAIVEAEGFTVDDEEVEARIQQILENADEGKGQIRRFYRKPSNREHLREDLLDKKLFHHLTSFIKADEVKVFTRDLRRQRGGPPKIVE is encoded by the coding sequence ATGGATTTCGTAATCAGAGAAATGAACTCGTACAAAAGGGAAATGTCCGTGACCGTCCCTTGGAATGGCCTCGAGGAGGCGTTCGAGCAGGCAGCGGCCAGGTTCGGCCGGGGAGTGCGCCTGCCGGGATTCCGAAAAGGAAAGCTGCCGCGCCGGATTCTTTTTCGGAATTTTGGACGGGAGATTGAAGCAGATTTTATTCAAGAGGCGGTGCAGAAATACTATCTGGAAGTCCTGAAGGAGAAGAACATTTCTCCTGTGAGTCAGGCGAAAATCGATGACGTCCACTTTGAGAGGGGAGAATCCCTTAGTTTTAAAGCCACATTTGAGATGGAGCCTGATGTGCAGTTGCCCAATTACAAAAAGAAATTCAAAATCAAGAAGAACGTCTACGTCCCCGATGTTGAGGATGTTGACATCTATATAGAGGAAGCCCGCCGCCAGTTCGCGGAATTGCGCACCGTTGAAACGGGCTCGGAAGAGGCTCATCTTCTTCTGGTAGACATGCAGGAACTGGAAAGAACCGGACTGCCCATCATCGGTCGAAAGGTGGAGAATCGATACATACAGGTGGGGGACGGTGTTTTCGGTGGCGAGAACCTTGACCGTCTTACAGGTCTTAAGGCGGGCGATGAAGTCGTCATTGAAGTCAAAGGAGAGGCCGAAAATACCAGGAGTAAATACAGACTGACGATTAAGAATGTACACGAAGAGATAGTGCCGGAGCTGAACGACGAGTTCATCAAGAAGCTCGACGAATCGGCAGCGAACGAGGCGGAGTTTCGACAGAATGTCATGAATAAGATCACGGCGAGACTGCAGCGGGATTCCGCAAGTGAGCTAAGACAGTCGATAAGAGATTATTTTGTCCGGAACATGAGTCTCGAAGTTCCTGAGTCAATGGTTGAGAATTATGTCGAGAATGCTCTGGACGATGCCAGGAAGAACGATGGCGAAGCTTTTTCCGAAGGATCCTCAAGAGACGAAGTGGCATTCAGGAAGGAGATGAAACCCCCGGCCGTCAGAAATCTGAAATGGTACCTCATACGCAAGGCCATTGTTGAGGCAGAGGGATTTACTGTTGACGATGAGGAGGTGGAGGCGAGAATCCAGCAGATTCTGGAGAATGCGGACGAGGGAAAGGGACAAATCCGGAGATTCTACCGAAAGCCCAGCAACAGGGAGCACCTGAGAGAGGATCTTCTCGACAAGAAGCTATTCCATCATTTGACATCCTTCATAAAGGCAGATGAGGTCAAGGTCTTCACCAGGGATCTCAGAAGACAGCGAGGTGGTCCACCCAAGATCGTTGAATAG